The following proteins are encoded in a genomic region of Chryseobacterium cucumeris:
- a CDS encoding S8/S53 family peptidase, producing MKTKINLFALFAFCSTLSFGQDSEPKMATEQSSIIYVCFSKGINSEKTAFSRNADLERFSRENHIAFKYDLDFTDSKLDEMTRNSRAIGNSTESVEKLKRIYKADIPLQNKEASEKIIHALERFPEIEYVSVMSAEPIEPPLVNAFVATPDLESLQTYLNDNPGINAKYAWSRGITGQNIRVRDVEYGFYKTHEMLSNQNSIQLEPGYSPNAGLANNNYRDHGTAVVSILGSVKDNIGLTGAAYNASEIKGYMEWTTVGYNRASAVSRSINASQAGDIILYEMQTGGKDGQYCPAEYDKVIWDLTKAATDSGIIIIAAAGNGNQNLDDPFYATYLARGNSGAIIVGAGSPNTTHSKLSFSTYGNRVDVQGWGSSVMAAGYGSYAKYDNDNNRTYNYFSGTSSATPVVSSAAILIQSYYRQTTGQYLTPSAMKNLLISTGIPQGGTVTGQKIGPLPNVKNAILQLESKLATPVTALPALEVKIYPNPSSSSIAIQSKENKKLDVEIINLQGRTVIKNSVVPNEKIDISQLPTGQYIININEGQRRVVEKLTKL from the coding sequence ATGAAAACAAAAATCAACCTTTTCGCATTGTTTGCGTTCTGTTCTACTCTGTCATTCGGGCAGGACAGTGAGCCCAAAATGGCTACTGAACAAAGTTCAATTATTTATGTTTGCTTTTCAAAAGGCATCAATTCAGAAAAAACAGCCTTCAGCAGAAACGCTGATCTGGAAAGATTTTCAAGAGAAAATCACATCGCATTCAAGTATGATCTGGACTTCACGGACAGCAAACTTGATGAAATGACCAGAAACAGCAGGGCCATCGGAAATTCCACAGAATCTGTGGAAAAACTGAAAAGAATTTATAAGGCTGATATTCCTCTGCAAAATAAAGAAGCCTCAGAAAAAATCATCCATGCTCTGGAGAGATTTCCTGAAATAGAATATGTTTCCGTAATGAGTGCCGAACCTATCGAACCACCTTTGGTAAATGCTTTTGTGGCAACCCCTGATCTGGAAAGCCTGCAGACCTACCTGAATGACAATCCGGGAATCAACGCCAAATATGCATGGTCCCGAGGAATCACAGGACAGAATATCCGTGTGCGGGATGTAGAATATGGTTTCTATAAAACTCACGAGATGCTATCTAATCAAAACTCCATACAACTGGAACCGGGATATTCTCCGAATGCCGGGCTGGCCAATAATAATTACCGTGATCACGGAACGGCAGTAGTAAGTATTTTAGGTTCTGTAAAAGATAATATTGGTCTTACTGGAGCAGCCTACAATGCTTCTGAAATAAAAGGATATATGGAATGGACAACAGTAGGTTATAACAGAGCTTCTGCCGTGAGCAGATCCATCAATGCTTCTCAGGCGGGCGATATTATTTTATATGAAATGCAGACTGGCGGAAAAGACGGACAATATTGTCCTGCCGAATATGATAAAGTAATCTGGGATCTTACCAAAGCTGCTACTGATTCAGGAATCATTATTATCGCAGCGGCAGGTAACGGGAATCAGAACCTGGATGACCCTTTTTATGCTACCTATCTTGCAAGAGGAAACAGCGGAGCTATCATTGTAGGAGCAGGATCTCCCAATACAACCCATTCAAAATTAAGTTTCAGTACTTATGGAAACAGAGTGGATGTACAGGGCTGGGGAAGCAGTGTGATGGCAGCAGGTTATGGATCTTATGCGAAATATGACAATGATAATAACAGAACCTATAATTATTTCAGCGGTACCAGTTCTGCTACGCCGGTGGTATCTTCTGCGGCAATTTTGATCCAGTCTTACTATCGTCAGACTACAGGTCAGTACTTAACCCCTTCAGCGATGAAAAACCTTTTAATTTCAACGGGGATTCCTCAGGGAGGAACTGTGACCGGCCAAAAGATCGGGCCTCTTCCCAATGTGAAGAATGCGATTCTTCAGCTGGAAAGTAAATTGGCAACCCCTGTTACAGCTTTACCGGCATTGGAAGTTAAAATCTACCCTAACCCGTCCAGCAGCTCTATCGCTATTCAAAGCAAGGAAAATAAAAAACTGGATGTAGAGATTATTAATCTTCAGGGTCGTACGGTTATCAAAAATTCAGTTGTACCAAATGAAAAAATTGATATTTCACAATTACCTACAGGTCAGTACATTATTAATATTAATGAAGGACAGAGAAGGGTTGTTGAGAAATTAACAAAACTCTAA
- the dtd gene encoding D-aminoacyl-tRNA deacylase: MKIVIQRVSEASVQVDGKIVGEIGKGLMLLTGIDENDEKADADWLVQKVLNLRIFGDEDDKLNLSVKDISGEILCISQFTLIADYKKGNRPSFIKAAKPDKAVPLFDYFKEEIAKSGLKTESGIFGADMKVSLINDGPVTIVMDSITKS; this comes from the coding sequence ATGAAGATCGTTATACAAAGAGTCTCCGAAGCCAGCGTACAAGTAGACGGAAAAATTGTGGGTGAAATCGGGAAAGGACTGATGCTGCTGACAGGTATCGATGAAAATGATGAAAAAGCTGATGCAGACTGGCTTGTACAGAAGGTTTTAAACCTTAGAATCTTTGGTGATGAAGATGACAAGCTTAATCTGTCTGTGAAGGATATTTCAGGAGAAATTCTTTGCATCAGCCAGTTTACATTAATTGCAGATTATAAAAAAGGCAACAGACCTTCTTTCATAAAGGCTGCAAAACCGGATAAAGCTGTACCGCTTTTTGATTATTTTAAGGAAGAAATAGCTAAATCGGGATTAAAAACCGAAAGCGGAATCTTTGGGGCCGATATGAAAGTATCCCTGATCAATGACGGGCCGGTAACCATTGTAATGGATTCTATTACTAAAAGTTAA